Proteins from a genomic interval of Zingiber officinale cultivar Zhangliang chromosome 1B, Zo_v1.1, whole genome shotgun sequence:
- the LOC121974864 gene encoding auxin response factor 19-like isoform X4, which translates to MALGACLRPLMYDKEALLASDLSLKKARPQTDFFCKTLTASDTSTHGGFSVPRRAAEKIFPPLDFSMQPPAQELLARDLHGNLWSFRHIYRGQPKRHLLTTGWSLFVSGKRLFAGDSVLFIRDEKQQLLVGIQRAKRQPNNLSSSVLSSDSMHIGILAAAAHAATNSSRFTIFYNPRTSPSEFVVPFAKCQKAIYSMRVSLGMRFRMMFETEESGSRSCMGTITEISDLDPVRWKNSQWRNLKVRWDEPAAGERRNRVSIWEIEAITTPFFICPPPFFRKRLRQQGILDGETSDMAIPWLSEQICFRDTQYQTTMMPGFSLAQWMSMQQNSSTFNSAMQTEGLQPVIQKIGSGEQAQILQQNKGVLGLPQQTPQVDQLSKVILLNQTVLDTIPLRQLQDLHVQQEQQKVDQVSSLSQSLESLTQPLLQQQRSVIQNHQVLQTTIQQNQPQDLDQTIHLQPCQEQQQQLKQQRNRIPIDYHNPQNKQFYVSDLHHQQQHSLLQKTAVQAPELHPSQEQNKTLQVPPQQFLNSHDAIMSQQPFILQQCAKATSATQSLPQQKLQQHQQVVLAELPGVFAPANPTTHPIAAAHTSLLACGGAQSVVTDEAPTCSTSPSANTSIIIHQSILSRTHQGNPLMTEQHLVTTPSPSSFKASAENLNVVNKLPKAMQNAKALVPVSRSQTQDFMDPQAYINNAMDTTSSISVSLSEAEETLQQSFQFTSFNQPLMFRDNPQDSYVHGIDPRNNVIFGVNIESLLGIPLTADASLATNIGSENYQNHNSENMVQNYDIIKDGRQELSSSLVSHSFEIVPDMAFNSIDSRINDDGLTNTAGSQPPAPLLQRMRTYTKVHKRGAVGRSIDITRYSGYDELKHDISRMFSIEGQLEAQQNIGWKLVYIDHENDVLLVGDDPWEEFVNCVQCIKVLSPQEVQQMSLTGDLTNNVLPNQVSISSDGGNTRRVQCYHNSA; encoded by the exons ATGGCATTAGGTGCTTGCCTTAGGCCTTTGATG TATGACAAGGAGGCATTGCTGGCTTCAGACCTTTCTTTGAAAAAAGCTAGGCCACAAACTGATTTCTTCTGTAAAACACTTACTGCAAGTGATACAAGCACACATGGAGGATTCTCGGTTCCTCGTCGTGCTGCAGAAAAGATTTTTCCTCCGCTT GACTTCTCGATGCAGCCACCTGCTCAAGAACTACTGGCTAGAGATCTTCATGGCAATCTGTGGTCCTTTCGCCATATCTATCGAG GTCAACCCAAACGACATTTACTTACTACTGGTTGGAGCTTATTTGTGAGTGGAAAGAGGCTCTTTGCTGGAGATTCTGTTTTATTTATTAG GGATGAGAAACAACAATTACTCGTGGGCATCCAACGTGCTAAGAGGCAACCTAACAACCTATCATCATCAGTACTTTCGAGTGACAGTATGCATATTGGAATTCTTGCAGCAGCAGCTCATGCTGCCACCAACAGTAGTCGCTTCACTATATTTTATAATCCAAG AACTAGTCCTTCAGAGTTTGTTGTTCCATTCGCAAAGTGCCAGAAAGCAATATACAGTATGCGAGTGTCTCTGGGCATGCGTTTCCGAATGATGTTTGAAACTGAGGAATCTGGTTCGAGAAG TTGTATGGGAACAATCACAGAGATAAGCGATCTAGATCCTGTGAGGTGGAAAAACTCACAATGGCGTAACTTGAAG GTGAGATGGGATGAGCCTGCAGCTGGCGAGAGGCGTAATAGAGTATCAATATGGGAGATTGAGGCAATAACAACACCATTCTTCATCTGCCCTCCGCCATTTTTCAGAAAGCGTCTCAGACAACAAGGGATTCTAG ACGGTGAGACATCAGACATGGCAATCCCCTGGCTCAGTGAGCAGATCTGTTTCAGGGATACTCAATATCAGACTACCATGATGCCTGGATTTAGTCTAGCTCAATGGATGAGCATGCAGCAGAATTCTTCGACTTTTAATTCAGCAATGCAGACTGAAGGTCTTCAACCTGTAATACAGAAAATTGGTTCAGGTGAGCAGGCCCAAATTTTGCAACAGAATAAGGGTGTTCTTGGATTGCCTCAACAAACCCCCCAAGTTGATCAACTGTCAAAAGTTATCCTCCTCAATCAAACTGTTCTTGACACCATACCTCTTCGGCAACTGCAAGATTTACACGTGCAGCAAGAGCAACAAAAAGTTGATCAAGTATCTTCCTTGAGCCAAAGCTTGGAAAGTCTTACTCAACCTCTTCTGCAGCAGCAAAGATCGGTGATTCAAAACCATCAGGTATTACAAACCACTATCCAGCAAAACCAACCACAAGATCTTGACCAGACAATTCATCTCCAGCCATGTCAAGAGCAACAGCAGCAGCTAAAACAACAACGAAATAGGATCCCTATTGATTACCACAATCCACAAAATAAACAGTTCTATGTGTCTGATCTTCACCACCAGCAGCAGCATTCATTATTGCAAAAAACAGCAGTTCAGGCTCCTGAATTACATCCATCGCAAGAGCAAAACAAAACACTTCAAGTGCCACCACAGCAGTTCCTAAATTCTCATGATGCAATAATGTCTCAGCAACCTTTTATTCTTCAACAATGTGCAAAAGCCACTTCTGCTACGCAGAGCCTGCCGCAGCAAAAGCTTCAGCAACACCAGCAAGTTGTACTAGCCGAGCTTCCTGGGGTTTTTGCACCTGCAAATCCGACAACCCATCCAATTGCAGCAGCGCACACCTCTTTATTAGCTTGTGGAGGAGCACAATCTGTGGTGACAGATGAAGCGCCAACTTGCTCCACGTCACCTTCTGCAAACACCAGCATTATCATTCATCAATCGATTCTAAGTAGAACACATCAAGGCAACCCTCTGATGACAGAACAACATCTGGTTACCACGCCCAGTCCAAGCTCCTTCAAAGCTTCAGCTGAAAACCTCAACGTGGTTAACAAGCTGCCAAAAGCCATGCAGAATGCCAAGGCCTTGGTTCCAGTTTCTAGGTCGCAAACTCAAGATTTCATGGATCCTCAAGCTTATATAAATAATGCAATGGACACTACATCATCTATTTCAGTGTCTCTCTCTGAGGCCGAAGAAACTTTGCAACAAAGCTTCCAGTTCACCTCTTTCAACCAGCCATTGATGTTTAGAGACAACCCTCAAGATAGTTATGTGCATGGAATAGATCCCAGAAATAATGTTATTTTTGGGGTAAACATTGAGAGTCTATTGGGCATACCTCTGACTGCCGATGCGTCATTGGCAACTAATATTGGTTCTGAAAATTACCAAAACCATAACTCTGAAAATATGGTTCAGAATTATGACATCATAAAAGATGGTCGTCAAGAGCTATCCTCTTCTTTAGTTTCACATTCATTTGAGATTGTCCCAGACATGGCATTTAATTCTATTGACTCCAGAATTAATGACGACGGCTTAACAAATACAGCAGGTTCTCAGCCACCTGCACCACTCCTTCAGCGCATGAGAACATACACCAAG GTTCACAAACGTGGAGCGGTTGGAAGATCCATCGATATCACTCGCTACTCAGGCTATGATGAACTCAAGCATGATATTTCTCGAATGTTCAGCATAGAAGGACAGCTCGAAGCTCAGCAGAATATTGGCTGGAAACTTGTCTATATAGATCATGAAAATGATGTTCTGCTAGTTGGTGACGACCCCTGGGA GGAGTTTGTGAATTGCGTACAGTGCATCAAAGTATTATCTCCtcaagaagttcaacagatgAGCTTGACCGGAGATCTTACCAACAACGTTCTTCCAAATCAAGTTAGCATCAGTTCAGATGGTGGAAATACCAGGAGGGTCCAATGTTATCATAACTCTGCATAG